From a single Pseudomonas cremoricolorata genomic region:
- the pyrF gene encoding orotidine-5'-phosphate decarboxylase: MSACQTPLIVALDFPTRDAALKLADQLDPALCRVKVGKELFTSSAAGIVETLCDKGFEVFLDLKFHDIPNTTAMAVQAAAEMGVWMVNVHCSGGLRMMSACREVLAKRSGPQPLLIGVTVLTSMERDDLAGIGLDVEPQEQVLRLAALAERAGMDGLVCSALEAGALKAAHPSLQLVTPGIRPAGSAQDDQRRILTPRQALEAGSDYLVIGRPISQAADPAQALAAVVAEIRG, from the coding sequence ATGTCCGCCTGCCAGACGCCCCTGATCGTCGCCCTGGATTTTCCTACCCGTGATGCTGCCCTGAAGCTGGCTGACCAACTCGATCCTGCGCTGTGCCGGGTCAAGGTCGGCAAGGAGCTGTTCACCAGTAGCGCTGCGGGTATCGTCGAGACCCTCTGCGACAAGGGCTTCGAAGTATTCCTCGACCTCAAGTTTCACGACATCCCCAACACTACGGCGATGGCGGTTCAGGCTGCTGCAGAGATGGGCGTGTGGATGGTCAACGTGCATTGCTCGGGCGGCCTGCGAATGATGTCGGCATGCCGCGAAGTGCTGGCCAAGCGCAGCGGCCCGCAGCCACTGCTGATCGGCGTGACCGTGCTGACCAGCATGGAACGTGACGACCTGGCCGGCATCGGCCTGGATGTCGAGCCACAGGAGCAGGTGCTGCGCCTGGCGGCGCTGGCCGAACGGGCAGGTATGGACGGTCTGGTGTGCTCGGCCCTGGAGGCGGGGGCGCTGAAGGCTGCGCACCCTTCGCTGCAGCTGGTGACGCCGGGTATTCGGCCTGCCGGCAGTGCCCAGGATGATCAACGGCGTATCCTCACCCCGCGCCAGGCGCTGGAAGCAGGGTCCGACTACCTGGTGATCGGTCGTCCGATCAGCCAGGCAGCCGATCCGGCCCAGGCCCTGGCCGCAGTGGTGGCCGAGATTCGCGGCTAA
- a CDS encoding DUF2897 family protein — MPWYAWLILIVAIGSIVGGLMMLRDTAKKVPLTEEQLKKVHERNAQADAQDARDR, encoded by the coding sequence ATGCCTTGGTATGCCTGGTTGATCCTGATCGTGGCCATCGGCTCGATCGTCGGCGGTCTGATGATGCTGCGCGACACGGCCAAGAAAGTGCCGTTGACCGAAGAACAGCTGAAGAAGGTTCATGAACGCAACGCCCAGGCTGACGCCCAGGACGCCCGAGACCGCTAA
- a CDS encoding ComEA family DNA-binding protein — MRKTVFATLIPVFAGLLFSVGASAAATTSQSTSMAGEMAMQGEMIPAQDMQTTKMADHGAMAMARVDLNKADALTLQKELAGIGKAKADAIVAYRDAHGPFTSVDELLEIKGIGSALLERNRGRLMVQ; from the coding sequence ATGCGTAAAACCGTCTTTGCAACCCTCATCCCTGTGTTCGCCGGTCTGCTGTTTTCGGTGGGTGCAAGTGCTGCGGCCACTACGAGCCAGTCGACTTCGATGGCCGGGGAGATGGCCATGCAGGGTGAGATGATTCCGGCGCAGGACATGCAAACCACAAAGATGGCCGACCACGGCGCAATGGCCATGGCACGGGTGGACCTCAACAAGGCTGATGCGCTGACGTTGCAGAAGGAACTGGCTGGCATCGGTAAGGCCAAGGCCGACGCCATCGTCGCGTATCGCGATGCTCATGGCCCCTTCACGTCAGTGGATGAGCTGCTGGAAATTAAGGGCATCGGCAGCGCTTTGCTGGAGCGCAACCGCGGCAGGCTGATGGTTCAGTAG
- a CDS encoding phosphomannomutase/phosphoglucomutase: protein MHSPIDTRCFKAYDIRGQVPRDLDEEIAYRIGRALVAELGGNSFVVGRDMRLESPALCAALAKGITEAGANVIDIGLCGTEEIYFATSYHEADGGVMVTASHNPKGYNGMKLVREQSRPISGDTGLNDIKRRVETGDLGTLASTAGSIRQALDKTAYIDHLLSYIDLTALKPLKVLADPGNGAAGPVIELLSKRLPIDITIINGEPDGNFPNGIPNPLLPENRSITRQAVLDHGADMGIAFDGDFDRCFFFDSTGRFIEGYYVVGLLAEMLLADNPRSKIIHDPRLTWNTIEQVSTAGGIAIQSKTGHAFIKERMRMEDAVYGGEMSAHHYFRDFAYCDSGNIPWLLVAALMSRSGKSLAELVDERIDAFPCSGEINYEVADVAGALEKVLSHYLPLGPTVDRTDGISVEFAQWRFSLRGSNTEPLLRLNVETRADKALVEARVAEIARLIQS, encoded by the coding sequence ATGCATTCACCAATCGACACACGCTGCTTCAAAGCCTACGACATCCGCGGCCAGGTCCCACGCGACCTTGATGAAGAGATCGCCTACCGTATCGGTCGCGCACTGGTAGCTGAATTGGGTGGCAACAGCTTCGTTGTCGGGCGGGACATGCGCCTGGAAAGCCCAGCACTGTGCGCAGCCTTGGCTAAGGGCATCACCGAGGCGGGCGCCAACGTCATCGATATCGGCCTTTGCGGCACGGAGGAAATTTATTTCGCCACCAGCTACCATGAGGCGGATGGTGGGGTCATGGTCACCGCTAGCCACAACCCTAAAGGCTACAATGGGATGAAGCTGGTTCGTGAGCAGTCTCGCCCCATCAGTGGCGACACCGGGCTCAACGACATCAAGCGCCGAGTGGAAACGGGCGATTTGGGGACGCTTGCCAGTACAGCCGGCTCCATCCGCCAAGCGCTGGATAAGACTGCTTACATTGACCACCTACTGAGCTACATCGACCTCACGGCCCTCAAACCACTGAAAGTGCTGGCAGACCCGGGGAATGGAGCGGCGGGTCCAGTCATCGAGCTTTTAAGTAAGCGGCTGCCCATCGATATCACCATCATCAATGGTGAACCGGATGGCAATTTCCCCAACGGCATCCCGAATCCACTGCTGCCGGAGAATCGATCCATCACACGTCAGGCCGTTCTGGATCATGGGGCGGATATGGGCATTGCATTCGACGGCGACTTCGACCGCTGCTTCTTCTTTGATAGCACAGGACGCTTCATTGAAGGCTACTACGTTGTCGGCTTATTGGCAGAAATGCTACTTGCAGATAATCCACGCAGTAAGATCATCCACGATCCGCGTTTGACCTGGAATACCATCGAGCAAGTTAGCACTGCGGGCGGTATTGCCATCCAGAGCAAGACGGGTCATGCCTTCATCAAGGAACGTATGCGTATGGAGGATGCAGTGTACGGCGGTGAAATGAGCGCTCACCACTACTTCCGTGACTTCGCATACTGCGACAGCGGCAATATTCCGTGGCTGCTAGTGGCGGCACTGATGAGCCGGTCGGGTAAAAGTCTTGCCGAATTGGTGGATGAGCGCATTGACGCATTTCCTTGCAGCGGGGAAATCAACTACGAGGTTGCAGACGTCGCCGGGGCGCTAGAAAAGGTTCTGTCACATTATCTGCCGCTTGGCCCGACAGTGGATCGAACTGACGGCATCAGCGTGGAGTTCGCTCAGTGGCGCTTCAGCTTGCGAGGTTCGAACACCGAACCGCTGCTGCGATTGAACGTTGAAACGCGTGCGGACAAGGCCTTGGTAGAGGCACGCGTCGCTGAAATCGCTCGATTGATACAAAGCTGA
- a CDS encoding ABC transporter permease — MRTRAPHWFTVAILKPRSSLQIQKSVIFALVLREARARIGDSRMGAVWMLFEPIVHLLLFSLLFSLLRGRTVAGVEYPVFILVGMAPFLLYRNTATRLMDSLRENRSLFGYKQIKPLDTYVARVIVESCTSATVYAILVFGFAWFGFDMSVHRPIEWIGTLLLGLGFAFGLGMLLALITHAMPSLKMIIRMAFFPLYFISGVLIPASYLPQAMMPILLLNPFLHILELIRAEVLPHYVPVDGVSATYVGSFTIVLLFLSLGAYRARRMHLVSTKNG; from the coding sequence GTGCGCACCCGCGCGCCGCACTGGTTTACGGTCGCGATCTTGAAACCTAGATCCTCTTTACAGATTCAGAAATCCGTCATTTTCGCGCTCGTATTGCGAGAGGCACGTGCACGGATTGGCGACAGCCGAATGGGCGCTGTATGGATGTTGTTTGAACCCATTGTTCACTTGTTGTTGTTTTCTCTACTCTTTTCATTACTTCGCGGGCGCACGGTGGCTGGGGTTGAATACCCAGTCTTCATTCTGGTAGGGATGGCACCCTTCCTACTGTATCGAAATACAGCTACACGCCTGATGGACAGCCTGAGAGAGAACCGCTCTTTGTTCGGCTACAAACAGATCAAGCCTTTGGATACCTACGTAGCACGAGTGATCGTCGAGAGCTGCACCTCCGCAACGGTCTACGCAATTCTGGTTTTTGGTTTCGCCTGGTTTGGATTCGACATGTCTGTCCACCGCCCGATCGAATGGATCGGTACGCTGTTACTGGGCTTAGGGTTCGCTTTTGGCTTGGGGATGCTGCTTGCATTGATCACGCACGCGATGCCTAGCCTCAAGATGATCATTCGCATGGCCTTTTTCCCACTGTACTTCATTTCAGGGGTGCTGATCCCAGCCAGCTACCTGCCACAGGCGATGATGCCAATTCTGTTACTTAACCCATTTCTCCATATTCTCGAACTGATCCGAGCTGAAGTACTACCGCATTATGTACCGGTAGATGGAGTGTCCGCCACTTACGTAGGCAGCTTCACAATAGTGCTGCTGTTTCTTTCGCTAGGAGCATATCGAGCCCGTCGTATGCATCTGGTTTCTACTAAAAACGGTTGA
- a CDS encoding ABC transporter ATP-binding protein — protein MFELRNVTKSYLTPKGRRFIFRNLSLSIPPGKNIGLIGRNGAGKSTLMNLLGGADVPDSGVIATDRSISWPVGLSGGFQGSMTGRDNVKFVCRVYGATGEDMREKVRYVQEFAEIGDWIDEPIKTYSSGMRSRVGFGLSMAFDFDYYLIDEVMSVGDAQFRRKCNEVFQEKMKKSNIVLVSHNMPEIKKLCDIVLLVKDGQILKFDDVEEGIKAYND, from the coding sequence GTGTTCGAACTAAGAAATGTCACCAAGTCTTATCTGACACCGAAAGGACGTCGATTTATCTTTCGCAACCTTTCGCTCAGCATTCCACCGGGTAAAAACATTGGGCTGATTGGCCGTAACGGTGCCGGCAAGTCGACGCTGATGAATCTACTGGGCGGTGCTGATGTGCCCGACTCTGGAGTTATCGCCACGGACAGGAGCATCTCATGGCCTGTGGGTCTGTCAGGCGGCTTTCAAGGCAGCATGACCGGTCGTGACAACGTTAAATTTGTCTGTAGGGTATACGGCGCTACCGGCGAGGACATGAGAGAAAAGGTTCGCTATGTACAAGAATTTGCCGAGATCGGAGACTGGATTGACGAACCCATCAAAACCTATTCTTCTGGTATGCGGTCGCGGGTTGGATTTGGTCTAAGCATGGCGTTCGATTTCGACTACTACCTGATCGACGAAGTTATGTCAGTGGGCGACGCCCAGTTCCGCAGAAAGTGCAATGAAGTCTTTCAAGAAAAAATGAAAAAGTCCAACATTGTTTTAGTATCGCATAACATGCCCGAGATTAAAAAGCTTTGCGACATCGTACTCCTGGTAAAAGACGGCCAGATTCTAAAATTTGACGATGTCGAAGAAGGGATCAAGGCATATAACGACTGA
- a CDS encoding ABC transporter permease produces MSSTSKKKQWGLAFLMLALPMILAAIYYGGFAKDRFVSTAQVVVRQDGGNQSAQIPGLATLLTGANPASREETLYLREYITSMDMMLLLENRLQWIEQYSEQTSDLFFWLDQDAAREDLLKYYQRMVSAHYDETTGLLRVEVQAFTPELSEQMLRVILQASENFVNEVSHNIAREQMKFAQGELDTARKKYAKQKTELLSFQNTNKVLDGKTTAQSRATIIAELEGQYTKEQAALTEMSFKLRGDAPQVRQQKQRVEAITRQLDKEKRLLVSSPEGTQLNVVASRYQQLTLDAGIAEEIYKTAVAAVDNARIEASKKIRTLVTVVSPNSPQIALYPERLYNLATIMLGLLMLYGITRFILASIEDHRD; encoded by the coding sequence ATGAGCAGTACCAGTAAAAAGAAGCAATGGGGATTGGCATTTTTAATGCTGGCGCTGCCAATGATCCTGGCAGCCATCTACTACGGCGGGTTTGCCAAAGATCGCTTTGTCAGCACGGCACAAGTAGTAGTGCGACAGGACGGTGGCAATCAGAGTGCGCAGATACCCGGACTGGCAACACTTCTGACAGGTGCCAACCCTGCTTCTCGTGAAGAAACGCTGTACTTGAGGGAGTACATCACGTCGATGGACATGATGCTGCTCTTGGAAAATCGCCTACAGTGGATTGAGCAGTATTCGGAGCAAACCAGCGATCTGTTCTTTTGGCTCGACCAGGACGCAGCGCGCGAAGACTTACTGAAGTACTATCAACGCATGGTGTCGGCACATTATGACGAGACCACAGGCTTGCTGCGGGTTGAAGTTCAAGCGTTCACCCCAGAGCTTTCCGAGCAAATGCTACGCGTTATCCTTCAAGCCAGCGAAAATTTTGTCAACGAGGTAAGCCACAACATAGCCCGGGAACAAATGAAGTTTGCCCAGGGCGAACTGGATACCGCGCGGAAGAAATACGCCAAACAAAAGACCGAGTTACTTAGCTTCCAGAATACCAACAAGGTCCTAGATGGCAAAACCACCGCCCAGAGTCGCGCTACCATCATCGCAGAACTGGAAGGTCAGTACACTAAAGAGCAAGCAGCGCTGACAGAAATGTCGTTCAAACTCCGGGGCGATGCACCGCAAGTTCGCCAGCAAAAACAGCGGGTTGAGGCGATCACGCGACAACTGGATAAAGAAAAGCGCCTGCTGGTGTCTTCACCTGAAGGAACACAACTGAACGTCGTCGCATCGCGCTATCAACAATTGACGCTGGATGCAGGGATTGCCGAAGAAATTTATAAAACGGCCGTGGCAGCTGTGGATAATGCGCGTATTGAGGCTAGCAAGAAGATCCGCACCTTAGTGACTGTAGTCAGTCCCAACTCTCCACAAATCGCCTTGTATCCGGAAAGACTGTACAATCTAGCGACTATTATGCTGGGCCTTCTGATGCTCTACGGCATCACACGCTTCATTCTGGCTTCCATCGAGGATCATCGTGATTAA
- a CDS encoding polysaccharide biosynthesis/export family protein, with amino-acid sequence MINSLAKKTVLNAKLAALALAVLGLAGCGGAVSGAGPYKGSIESKNETYNLVDINASTITPYMAGVPRPVLTNITKPRSAEVRLAPGDTLSVLIADTAPEGSAVFAPLASGGTQLNTRIDTEGMLSLPYVGRQFVAGMTLNQVENMIRRELKGITTDVQTHVELVGDLSGSVLVAGAVKKPGRFSTLQGPLTLLDAVNQAGGPVMEPHLVNVTVRTGTESQQFNYEDVLAGNNMILRPNSEVVLDRARQRFVAMGAVSEPGLKDLPGQNTSLLDALGSVGGLREANANPEGVFVFRMGSGPKGKPTVLRLNMRDPAALFYARQIVIKPDDTIYVTNAAVYEWQKVISPIVQTMLLGRTTGIYN; translated from the coding sequence GTGATTAATTCTCTGGCTAAGAAAACGGTTCTGAATGCGAAGCTGGCCGCACTGGCGCTGGCAGTTCTCGGACTCGCAGGTTGCGGAGGGGCGGTTTCAGGTGCCGGCCCGTACAAAGGCTCGATCGAGAGCAAAAATGAGACCTACAACCTTGTAGATATCAATGCCAGCACCATTACCCCCTATATGGCTGGCGTACCCAGACCTGTATTAACCAACATTACCAAACCGCGTTCGGCGGAGGTTCGTCTGGCCCCAGGTGACACTTTGAGTGTGCTGATCGCAGATACTGCGCCAGAGGGTTCGGCAGTTTTCGCCCCTCTCGCCTCCGGTGGCACCCAGCTGAACACGCGAATCGATACCGAGGGCATGCTTTCGTTGCCCTACGTGGGTCGTCAATTCGTCGCGGGCATGACGCTGAACCAAGTTGAAAACATGATTCGTCGTGAACTCAAGGGCATCACCACCGATGTTCAAACTCACGTCGAACTGGTGGGCGATCTGTCTGGCTCGGTGCTGGTTGCCGGCGCCGTAAAAAAGCCAGGCCGCTTCAGCACTCTTCAGGGCCCGCTGACGCTTCTCGATGCTGTTAATCAGGCAGGCGGACCTGTGATGGAACCCCATCTGGTCAATGTCACGGTGCGCACCGGCACCGAGTCCCAACAGTTCAACTACGAAGACGTTCTGGCAGGCAATAACATGATCCTGCGACCTAACTCCGAGGTTGTCCTGGATCGAGCACGTCAACGCTTCGTGGCCATGGGTGCAGTTTCCGAACCCGGCCTCAAGGACCTTCCTGGTCAGAACACCAGCTTGCTGGATGCTTTGGGTAGCGTCGGCGGGCTCCGTGAAGCAAACGCCAACCCGGAAGGCGTATTCGTATTCAGGATGGGAAGCGGTCCAAAAGGCAAACCCACCGTGCTGCGCTTGAACATGCGTGATCCGGCGGCCCTATTCTATGCAAGACAAATCGTGATCAAGCCTGACGATACTATTTACGTAACAAATGCTGCTGTATACGAATGGCAAAAAGTCATATCGCCTATCGTCCAGACGATGCTGCTCGGTCGCACGACTGGCATCTATAACTAA
- a CDS encoding mannose-1-phosphate guanylyltransferase/mannose-6-phosphate isomerase, which yields MIPVILSGGSGSRLWPLSRALHPKQFLNISSDQSLFQTTLTRLTRVIDGEVCPIVVSNEEHRFLVAEQCRALGVKPSAILLESVGRNTAPAIAAATLMALNLGRDELLLVLPADHVIDDLAALKAAIDQGAVQAERGQIVTFGITPSKAETGYGYIKVSERGAHPQPAVSFVEKPDLETAEQYVADGRYYWNSGMFLFKASVMLEELRSYAPEVVKYVEASLQGVSEDLDFQRLSPELFERTPNISIDYAVMERSDKVTVVPLDAGWNDVGSWSAVWEIAQKDESGNAGRGDVLFEACTNTYVHAENRLVTVLGLQDAVVVETADAVMVASRENAQDVKTLVERLKKDARNEATAHRKVYRPWGAYDSVDAGDRYQVKRITVAPGQKLSVQMHHHRAEHWIVVTGTAKVTLDGTDILLTENQSTYIPVGVVHALENPGKIPLEMIEVQSGSYLGEDDIVRYSDRYGRVDSHPKES from the coding sequence ATGATCCCGGTAATCCTTTCAGGCGGTTCAGGCTCTCGTCTGTGGCCCCTGTCACGTGCGCTGCATCCCAAGCAGTTTTTGAACATCAGCTCAGACCAGTCACTGTTCCAGACTACGCTGACTCGACTCACTCGAGTAATAGATGGTGAGGTTTGCCCAATCGTCGTGAGCAACGAAGAGCATCGCTTTCTTGTTGCTGAGCAGTGCAGAGCGCTAGGCGTCAAGCCCAGCGCGATCCTGCTCGAATCGGTTGGTCGCAACACGGCCCCGGCAATCGCGGCCGCCACACTGATGGCGCTGAACCTAGGTCGTGATGAGCTGTTGTTGGTGCTGCCCGCCGATCACGTAATCGATGACCTGGCCGCGTTGAAAGCGGCTATCGATCAGGGTGCCGTTCAGGCCGAGCGAGGTCAAATCGTGACGTTCGGCATCACACCTTCAAAGGCAGAGACTGGTTACGGATACATCAAGGTCAGCGAGAGGGGGGCCCATCCACAGCCTGCCGTTTCTTTTGTCGAGAAACCTGACCTCGAAACGGCTGAGCAGTACGTAGCAGACGGTCGCTATTATTGGAATAGCGGCATGTTTCTGTTCAAAGCAAGCGTAATGCTGGAAGAGCTCAGGTCGTATGCTCCAGAGGTTGTGAAGTACGTTGAAGCCTCTCTCCAAGGTGTTTCAGAAGATCTGGATTTTCAACGCCTGAGTCCTGAATTGTTTGAGCGCACCCCAAACATCTCCATCGACTATGCGGTCATGGAGAGGTCCGATAAGGTCACCGTGGTTCCTCTGGATGCCGGCTGGAATGACGTAGGCTCATGGTCGGCCGTATGGGAGATTGCACAAAAAGATGAATCTGGCAACGCCGGCAGAGGTGATGTCTTGTTTGAAGCGTGTACTAACACTTATGTACACGCCGAGAACAGGCTAGTCACAGTGCTTGGACTGCAAGACGCGGTCGTTGTTGAAACGGCAGATGCAGTGATGGTGGCGTCAAGGGAAAATGCCCAAGACGTTAAGACGCTAGTGGAGCGCCTCAAAAAGGATGCTCGAAATGAGGCCACGGCTCATCGAAAAGTCTACCGTCCTTGGGGAGCTTACGATTCAGTCGATGCAGGTGATCGGTATCAGGTCAAGCGGATCACGGTAGCGCCAGGACAAAAACTCTCTGTTCAAATGCACCATCACAGAGCCGAACACTGGATCGTCGTCACCGGTACCGCCAAGGTCACGCTTGATGGCACGGACATCTTACTGACGGAGAACCAGTCGACCTATATTCCTGTGGGCGTGGTTCATGCACTGGAAAACCCGGGCAAGATTCCGCTGGAAATGATCGAAGTCCAGTCGGGTTCCTATCTGGGCGAGGATGACATCGTGCGGTACTCAGACAGATACGGTCGTGTTGATTCGCACCCGAAAGAATCCTGA
- a CDS encoding glycosyltransferase family 4 protein — MKKIAIYAPHAATVQIETLEKLADSEPDNSFFYYGRKTSSTRLMPVNELEKFLNICGDADDLIVLGEIDYKIDEKMINSFYAHRLGNIWHMLPDGEVKRYRQNPRRKASVLLIFPGPILPLTLGSHQRAFNLIFNLSKQGVAVDLLITAPTNVPQGRYKTALETFCNTAYFYKNTKKKPNTLQQAKKLVELKARKALGKSGDLPDLFSERATFRPTESCKRWANSLHMANRYKSVIVSYAWMMDSVKYIKHDRDNFRLICDTHDVQFTRNQQILNRRERLFFNATRERRRELKKLSICDSVLAISASDEKILEETLPKSVNVIKASSGFDYALSPIKRRPAGQPLCFGFIGGQMSANVKSLLYILEAWWPVIKEHSPDSKFYIAGSVCNAPAILPKTFYDANIEPLGFVDSISDFYDKIDVSLNPVIVQGGLNFKSVEAVFAGKHLFTNTLGQECLGKDFPSVIIKGTEDIHKFLKTFEFDIKKDVGARTHNQNKAKNLFSNKAVYRELFNYFANQH, encoded by the coding sequence ATGAAAAAAATAGCTATATACGCCCCACATGCCGCCACCGTACAGATCGAAACGCTTGAAAAACTGGCTGACAGTGAGCCTGATAATTCGTTCTTCTACTACGGCAGAAAGACCAGCTCTACCCGGCTAATGCCTGTCAATGAGCTTGAAAAATTTCTCAATATCTGCGGCGATGCAGATGACCTCATCGTGCTCGGTGAGATCGACTACAAGATTGATGAGAAGATGATCAACAGCTTCTACGCTCATCGTCTAGGCAATATCTGGCACATGCTGCCCGACGGTGAGGTTAAACGTTATCGTCAGAACCCACGTCGCAAAGCTTCCGTACTACTGATCTTCCCGGGCCCTATTCTGCCGCTCACGCTTGGCTCTCACCAACGAGCGTTCAATCTCATCTTCAATCTCAGCAAGCAGGGTGTCGCAGTAGATCTTCTGATCACCGCGCCGACCAATGTACCGCAGGGACGATACAAAACCGCGCTTGAGACGTTCTGCAACACCGCGTATTTCTACAAAAACACAAAAAAGAAGCCGAATACACTACAGCAGGCCAAGAAGCTCGTTGAGCTGAAAGCGCGCAAAGCTCTTGGAAAATCCGGCGACCTTCCGGACCTGTTCTCCGAGCGCGCAACCTTCAGACCGACCGAATCCTGCAAGCGCTGGGCGAACTCACTGCATATGGCCAACCGCTACAAATCTGTCATCGTCTCGTATGCCTGGATGATGGATTCGGTTAAATACATCAAACATGATCGCGATAATTTCAGACTGATCTGTGATACACATGATGTACAGTTCACCCGCAACCAGCAAATTCTCAACCGGCGTGAGCGTTTATTCTTCAACGCCACCCGTGAACGACGCCGAGAGCTCAAGAAGCTAAGCATCTGTGATTCGGTGCTGGCGATTTCCGCCTCTGATGAAAAGATCCTCGAGGAGACGCTTCCCAAGTCAGTAAACGTAATCAAGGCTTCGTCTGGCTTCGACTACGCGCTGAGTCCAATCAAGCGACGACCTGCCGGGCAACCGCTATGCTTCGGTTTCATTGGTGGGCAGATGTCGGCGAACGTCAAGTCGCTTTTGTATATTCTTGAAGCGTGGTGGCCGGTGATCAAGGAGCACTCGCCTGACAGTAAGTTTTATATCGCGGGATCGGTATGCAATGCGCCGGCCATTCTGCCCAAGACCTTTTACGACGCCAACATCGAACCCTTGGGGTTTGTTGACAGCATTAGTGACTTTTACGACAAAATCGATGTGTCGCTCAACCCCGTCATCGTCCAAGGTGGGCTGAACTTTAAGAGTGTCGAAGCGGTTTTCGCCGGCAAGCACCTGTTTACAAACACTCTGGGGCAAGAGTGCTTGGGAAAAGACTTCCCGTCAGTCATCATCAAGGGTACTGAAGACATTCATAAATTCTTGAAGACGTTTGAGTTTGATATCAAGAAAGACGTGGGTGCTCGCACGCATAACCAGAACAAGGCAAAGAACCTTTTTTCCAACAAGGCAGTGTACCGAGAGCTGTTCAACTACTTTGCCAACCAGCACTGA
- the kdsA gene encoding 3-deoxy-8-phosphooctulonate synthase → MIKLSETIQCSNDSPFVLFGGINVLESADLALTACAEYVRVTEKLGIPYVFKASFDKANRSSIHSYRGPGMEEGLRIFEKVKAEFGVPIITDVHEIHQCQPVAEVVDVLQLPAFLARQTDLVVALAKTGKPVNIKKPQFLSPSQMQNIVHKFKEAGNDQLILCDRGSCMGYDNLVVDMLGFGVMKNTCDNLPIIFDVTHALQNRDPSGKASGGRREQVVELARAGMAVGLAGLFLEAHPNPDAAKCDGPSALPLDKLEPFLGQIKALDDLIKSFSTLDIQ, encoded by the coding sequence ATGATCAAACTCTCTGAAACCATTCAGTGCTCGAACGACTCACCGTTCGTTCTCTTCGGTGGTATCAACGTACTCGAATCGGCTGACCTAGCACTTACGGCGTGCGCCGAATACGTACGTGTGACCGAGAAACTCGGCATTCCCTACGTATTCAAGGCCAGCTTCGACAAGGCCAACCGCTCCTCCATTCACTCGTACCGCGGTCCAGGCATGGAAGAAGGCCTGCGTATTTTCGAGAAGGTTAAAGCTGAATTCGGCGTACCGATCATCACCGACGTCCACGAAATCCACCAATGCCAACCGGTTGCCGAAGTGGTCGACGTCCTGCAACTGCCAGCCTTCCTGGCGCGCCAGACTGACTTGGTCGTGGCGCTGGCCAAGACCGGCAAACCGGTCAACATCAAGAAGCCGCAGTTCCTCAGCCCTTCTCAAATGCAGAATATCGTGCACAAGTTCAAGGAAGCCGGTAACGACCAGCTGATCCTGTGTGATCGTGGCTCGTGCATGGGCTACGACAACTTGGTGGTCGACATGCTCGGTTTCGGCGTGATGAAGAACACCTGCGACAACCTGCCGATCATCTTCGATGTCACCCACGCCCTTCAAAACCGTGATCCCTCTGGCAAGGCTTCGGGCGGGCGTCGCGAGCAAGTTGTAGAGCTGGCTCGCGCGGGAATGGCAGTGGGTCTGGCCGGTTTGTTCTTAGAAGCCCACCCAAATCCAGATGCTGCGAAATGCGATGGTCCCAGTGCATTGCCTTTGGACAAACTCGAGCCTTTCCTTGGCCAAATCAAAGCCTTGGATGATTTGATCAAGTCGTTCTCTACCCTCGATATTCAATAA